One region of Cottoperca gobio chromosome 19, fCotGob3.1, whole genome shotgun sequence genomic DNA includes:
- the wfikkn2b gene encoding WAP, Kazal, immunoglobulin, Kunitz and NTR domain-containing protein 2 encodes MWWMLFPRWIWFLVFLSVWMEHHVGVLPHITYSHPGICPNDMNPNLWVDAMSTCTRECESDQECESFEKCCQNVCGNRSCVAARYLDGKKGPMGMPKEATCTSFMCTQQGSECDIWDGQPVCKCRDRCEREPHFTCASDGMTYYNKCYMDAEACSKGITLAVVTCRFHLTWPNTSPSLPQATTLRPTTAPLQATIPPPTKPQTPVVVSSPAHQTVNVGDTASFLCDVTGHPRPEITWEKQLPEGVERVAMRPNHVRGNMVVTNIGQLVIYNTQPLDSGIYICTAQNPSGSVQANHPLTVLPTELPKTPELRNVTRCLPEECLKPPDHPEDCGSEMEKVSWYYEPKTNNCFSFTHCHISNNNQQPRKVFETYQECMQCCGPELSGPCGLHSLQGPCKAYEPRWAYSSTLLQCQSFIYGGCEGNNNNFESKEACEEMCPYPKNHHCKACKPRGKMVTSFCRSDFVILGRMTELTEEKDSGHALVTVEEILKDEMMGLRFFGKEPLEVTFLNMDWNCPCPNITGAAAEGQVIIMGNVNDGMAVLQPESYIGASSPRRVRKLREVISKNTCDILKAITNSPQ; translated from the exons ATGTGGTGGATGCTGTTTCCACGCTGGATCTGGTTCCTGGTGTTTTTGTCAGTGTGGATGGAGCACCATGTCGGAGTTTTGCCCCATATCACCTATTCACACCCGGGGATCTGCCCCAATGACATGAACCCCAACCTGTGGGTGGATGCCATGAGCACCTGTACAAGAGAGTGTGAATCTGATCAG GAGTGTGAATCCTTTGAGAAGTGTTGCCAAAACGTGTGTGGGAATCGGAGTTGTGTGGCAGCCCGTTACCTGGACGGGAAGAAAGGCCCCATGGGAATGCCCAAGGAAGCCACCTGCACCAGTTTTATGTGCACCCAGCAGGGGTCTGAGTGTGACATCTGGGACGGCCAGCCGGTGTGTAAGTGCCGGGACCGCTGCGAGAGGGAGCCGCACTTCACCTGCGCTTCTGACGGCATGACCTACTACAATAAGTGCTACATGGACGCAGAGGCGTGCTCCAAGGGTATCACCCTTGCTGTTGTCACCTGCCGCTTCCACCTCACCTGGCCCAACACTAGCCCCTCGCTGCCCCAGGCCACCACTCTTCGCCCCACCACTGCTCCTCTTCAGGCGACTATCCCACCTCCCACCAAACCTCAGACACCCGTGGTGGTCAGCAGCCCCGCTCACCAGACTGTAAATGTGGGTGACACAGCCAGCTTCCTGTGTGACGTGACGGGTCACCCCCGGCCTGAGATCACCTGGGAGAAGCAGCTGCCAGAGGGGGTGGAGAGGGTAGCCATGAGGCCTAATCATGTGCGAGGGAATATGGTGGTCACTAACATCGGTCAGCTGGTCATCTACAACACCCAGCCACTTGATTCAGGCATCTACATCTGCACGGCTCAGAACCCATCTGGCTCAGTGCAGGCCAACCATCCGCTCACTGTGCTGCCCACAGAGCTACCCAAGACACCCGAGCTCAGGAATGTGACCCGATGCCTGCCTGAAGAGTGTCTGAAACCCCCTGATCACCCCGAGGATTGTGGGAGCGAGATGGAGAAAGTCAGCTGGTACTACGAGCCCAAGACGAACAACTGCTTCTCCTTCACCCACTGCCacatcagcaacaacaaccaGCAGCCCAGGAAGGTGTTCGAGACATACCAGGAGTGTATGCAGTGCTGCGGCCCAGAGCTGTCAGGACCCTGCGGCCTCCACAGCCTGCAGGGCCCCTGTAAGGCCTATGAGCCACGCTGGGCCTACAGCAGCACCCTGCTGCAGTGTCAGTCCTTCATTTACGGAGGGTGTGagggcaacaacaacaactttgaATCTAAAGAAGCCTGCGAGGAGATGTGCCCCTACCCGAAAAACCACCACTGCAAAGCCTGCAAGCCGAGAGGCAAGATGGTGACGAGCTTCTGCCGGAGCGACTTCGTCATCTTGGGCCGCATGACAGAACTTACAGAGGAGAAGGACTCGGGCCACGCCCTTGTGACTGTGGAAGAGATCCTAAAGGATGAGATGATGGGTCTCCGCTTCTTTGGCAAGGAGCCTCTTGAGGTCACCTTCCTCAACATGGACTGGAATTGCCCGTGCCCAAACATCACGGGTGCTGCCGCTGAGGGACAGGTCATCATCATGGGCAACGTGAACGACGGCATGGCCGTCCTTCAGCCGGAGAGCTACATCGGCGCTTCCAGCCCTCGTCGTGTACGGAAGCTAAGGGAGGTCATCTCCAAGAACACATGTGACATTCTCAAAGCCATCACCAACAGCCCTCAGTAG